In Pectinophora gossypiella chromosome 5, ilPecGoss1.1, whole genome shotgun sequence, a genomic segment contains:
- the LOC126366635 gene encoding formin-like protein 1 produces the protein MSTIKKHIFTPLEKKTFLDILKRYSSVIENKDTDGASLRAKNEAWDIVTREYNASPHATNQVTNKQLRRLWMNLKQRQREALTKERQHRLATGGGPATSDAVVDPDVSEVAPALIVGIDDAVDSDTIPVTADLAVQEVNMDLQPVSCLPSTSSQIPSTSAFSSSPFPCAVVTQAPLALAPTRTTLTPPPPGVGPLLSLTATTPPPALPTTTPPPPLPTSTPPPPPLTASTPPPPLPTSTPPPRLPTPPPRFPTPPLINPSNTATQTFQRHKSSILDKEYKDRQRRANEIHELEVLLLRERIREAKARADLAELQLQQQCSSGTSVLSTCSSYYFKN, from the exons ATGTCAACAATTAAGAAGCATATTTTTACTCCcctcgagaagaaaacttttttggatATATTGAAAAGATACTCCTCGGTGATAGAGAATAAGGATACCGATGGCGCTTCATTACGCGCAAAAAATGAAGCTTGGGATATTGTAACCAGAGAATACAACGCAAGCCCTCATGCTACCAATCAG gttacaaataaacaacttagGAGATTGTGGATGAACCTCAAGCAGCGGCAAAGGGAAGCACTGACAAAAGAACGTCAACATCGGCTAGCTACTGGAGGAGGGCCTGCAACCAGTGATGCAGTTGTAGACCCAGATGTGTCTGAGGTGGCCCCTGCTCTAATAGTTGGTATCGATGATGCTGTTGACTCTGATACAATTCcag TAACCGCTGACCTTGCCGTCCAAGAAGTAAATATGGACTTGCAGCCCGTCTCTTGTCTTCCCTCAACTTCTTCCCAAATACCATCCACCAGTGCATTTTCTTCATCACCATTCCCATGCGCTGTTGTTACACAAGCACCACTTGCCCTTGCCCCAACCCGGACAACATTGACACCACCTCCACCTGGAGTAGGTCCACTACTGTCTCTCACTGcaaccactccaccaccagCTCTCCCTACAACCACTCCGCCACCACCTCTCCCtacatccactccaccaccaccacctcttactgcttccactccaccaccacctcttcctacatccactccaccaccacgtcTTCCTACCCCACCTCCACGTTTTCCTACTCCACCTCTTATTAACCCATCAAATACAGCTACCCAAACTTTTCAAAGGCATAAAAGTTCTATTCTGGATAAGGAATATAAAGACAGACAGAGACGGGCTAATGAGATTCATGAGTTGGAGGTTTTATTGTTAAGAGAAAGAATAAGAGAAGCAAAGGCGAGAGCAGACCTCGCAGaacttcaactgcagcagcagtgttcgtcaggtacatcagtattatctacttgctcatcatactattttaaaaactag